From Pantoea sp. Ep11b, the proteins below share one genomic window:
- the treZ gene encoding malto-oligosyltrehalose trehalohydrolase: MESKSFFKSWGAERVASDEVRFRLWATGQPRVTLRLSGQDIEMTPEGDGWFETRVAGVAANTEYDFVLADGTAVPDPAARAQKDSVNGPSLVIDPAAYRWQNSQWQGRPWEESVVYELHIGTFTAEGTFRAAIDKLPMLADTGITMIEVLPVSQFGGNRGWGYDGVLLYAPHAAYGTPDDFKAFIDAAHGYGLSVVLDIVLNHFGPEGNYLPLLSPDFFHKERQTPWGAGIAYDVDAVRRYIVEAPLYWLQEYHLDGLRFDAIDQIDDPSEKHVLVEIAERIRADITDRPVHLTTEDCRNVTFLHPRDENGHAPLFTGEWNDDFHNAVHVLATGEDHAYYQDFADRPEQRVARALAEGFVYQGEVSQQSGEPRGVKSSSQPPVAFVDFIQNHDQTGNRAQGDRLITLAGAERTQVLLATLLVSPHIPLLFMGEEYGETRPFLFFTDFHGDLAKAVREGRAREFEGHAGYGESVPDPNDVTTFEHSKLNWAHTDTPEGQQWLTLTRQLLALRQQHIVPLLRDAGGDAGQVVSTAEGFLAVRWDFPQGTLSLALNVGSHAQPIPDLPGETLFAWPQADTELTPNAIVVRLAKREAE; encoded by the coding sequence ATGGAATCCAAATCTTTTTTTAAAAGCTGGGGCGCAGAACGGGTTGCCAGCGACGAGGTGCGTTTCCGCCTCTGGGCAACCGGTCAGCCGCGCGTCACGCTGCGGCTTTCAGGTCAGGATATTGAGATGACACCAGAGGGTGATGGCTGGTTTGAAACCCGGGTCGCCGGAGTCGCCGCCAATACCGAATATGATTTTGTGCTGGCAGATGGCACCGCCGTGCCCGATCCCGCCGCCCGTGCGCAGAAAGACAGCGTCAACGGCCCGTCGCTGGTGATCGACCCGGCAGCCTATCGCTGGCAGAACAGTCAGTGGCAGGGACGGCCGTGGGAGGAGTCGGTGGTGTATGAACTGCACATCGGCACCTTTACCGCCGAGGGAACGTTCCGGGCGGCCATCGATAAACTGCCGATGCTGGCCGACACCGGCATCACCATGATCGAAGTGCTGCCGGTGTCGCAGTTTGGCGGTAACCGCGGCTGGGGCTACGATGGCGTACTGCTCTATGCGCCACATGCCGCCTATGGCACGCCCGACGATTTCAAAGCCTTTATCGATGCCGCGCATGGTTATGGGCTGTCGGTGGTGCTGGATATTGTTCTGAACCACTTCGGGCCGGAGGGCAACTATCTGCCGCTGCTCTCGCCCGACTTCTTCCACAAGGAGCGCCAGACGCCCTGGGGTGCCGGGATCGCCTACGACGTCGATGCGGTGCGCCGCTACATCGTGGAAGCCCCGCTCTACTGGCTTCAGGAGTACCACCTCGATGGCCTGCGTTTCGATGCGATTGATCAGATCGACGATCCCAGCGAAAAGCATGTGCTGGTGGAAATTGCCGAGCGCATCCGTGCCGACATTACCGACCGTCCTGTCCATCTCACCACCGAAGATTGCCGCAACGTGACCTTCCTGCATCCGCGCGATGAAAACGGCCATGCGCCGCTGTTCACGGGCGAATGGAACGATGACTTCCATAATGCTGTGCACGTACTGGCTACCGGGGAAGATCACGCCTACTACCAGGATTTCGCCGACAGGCCCGAACAGCGGGTGGCGCGCGCGCTGGCCGAAGGCTTTGTCTATCAGGGCGAAGTGTCGCAGCAGTCGGGCGAACCGCGCGGCGTGAAGAGCAGCAGCCAGCCGCCGGTGGCCTTCGTCGACTTCATTCAGAACCATGACCAGACCGGGAACCGCGCGCAGGGCGATCGTCTGATCACGCTGGCCGGTGCAGAGCGCACCCAGGTCCTGCTGGCGACGCTGCTGGTGTCGCCCCATATTCCACTGCTGTTTATGGGTGAAGAGTATGGCGAAACCCGGCCATTCCTCTTCTTTACCGATTTCCACGGCGATCTGGCGAAAGCGGTGCGGGAAGGTCGCGCCAGGGAGTTTGAGGGCCATGCGGGTTACGGCGAGAGCGTGCCGGATCCCAACGATGTCACCACCTTTGAGCACTCAAAACTGAACTGGGCGCATACCGACACGCCGGAAGGTCAGCAGTGGCTGACGCTGACGCGTCAGCTGCTGGCTCTGCGTCAGCAACACATCGTGCCGCTGCTGCGCGACGCGGGCGGCGATGCCGGTCAGGTGGTGAGCACGGCAGAGGGCTTCCTGGCGGTGCGCTGGGACTTCCCGCAGGGCACGCTGTCCCTGGCGCTGAACGTCGGCAGCCACGCGCAGCCGATCCCGGATCTGCCGGGCGAAACCCTGTTTGCCTGGCCACAGGCCGATACCGAACTGACCCCCAACGCTATCGTAGTGCGTCTGGCTAAGAGAGAAGCAGAATGA
- a CDS encoding mechanosensitive ion channel family protein, giving the protein MHYIQSLTSFIEGNRVLSISFSLLLLVMAGMITHLICKFFIVKVIRKVFFSSHKKGVPLDKDIRLSQKLSNFVPVIVVYNFLQFMPGLPENLKVAIQTICGILFFIYLSIFFNEVLEIVNNSYSRKSKRKNHSIKGYIQIGKILVHIIAAIMILAIMSNKSPAIIISSLGAVAAVLMLIFQHTLLSLVANIQLSSNDVLQLGDWIEMPDRNISGEVIDIALHTITIRNWDNTLSRIPTKNFLTETYTNWQAMFSSGARRIMRSFWLDQKSITFVNQEMLQAMSQIRLAGEAITELLDGRDISAVGDRWFIENNITNLMVFRKFLTAWLAQRDDIQKEMYIVVRPLKPSPEGLPVEVYCFTSSIYWADYENTQAAIFEYITAMTRFFSLQIYQHPAGSDFARLAQPRADSRESQQNGGC; this is encoded by the coding sequence ATGCATTACATTCAGAGTCTGACGAGTTTTATCGAGGGAAACCGGGTGCTGTCGATCAGCTTCAGCCTGCTGCTGCTGGTGATGGCGGGCATGATCACGCACCTGATCTGCAAATTCTTCATCGTCAAAGTGATCAGGAAGGTCTTTTTCAGCAGTCATAAAAAGGGCGTGCCGCTGGATAAAGACATCCGCCTCTCTCAGAAACTGTCAAACTTTGTGCCGGTGATTGTGGTCTACAATTTTCTGCAGTTTATGCCGGGCCTGCCTGAAAATCTGAAAGTGGCCATTCAGACCATCTGCGGCATCCTGTTCTTTATCTATCTCTCGATCTTCTTTAATGAAGTGCTGGAGATCGTTAACAACTCCTATTCGCGCAAGTCCAAACGCAAAAATCACTCGATCAAAGGCTATATCCAGATTGGTAAAATCCTGGTGCACATCATTGCCGCGATCATGATTCTGGCGATCATGTCCAACAAGTCACCGGCGATTATTATCTCCTCGCTGGGTGCGGTGGCCGCCGTGCTGATGCTGATCTTTCAGCATACGCTGCTGTCGCTGGTGGCCAATATTCAGCTCTCCTCCAACGACGTGCTGCAGCTGGGCGACTGGATCGAGATGCCGGACAGAAACATCAGCGGCGAGGTGATCGATATTGCGTTGCACACCATCACTATCCGCAACTGGGACAACACCCTGTCGCGCATTCCGACCAAAAATTTCCTGACCGAGACCTACACCAACTGGCAGGCGATGTTCTCTTCAGGCGCACGCCGCATCATGCGCAGCTTCTGGCTCGATCAGAAGTCGATTACCTTTGTGAATCAGGAGATGCTGCAGGCGATGAGTCAGATCCGTCTGGCCGGTGAAGCGATAACGGAGCTGCTGGATGGACGCGATATCAGCGCCGTCGGCGACCGCTGGTTTATCGAAAACAACATCACTAACCTGATGGTGTTCCGTAAATTCCTGACCGCCTGGCTGGCGCAGCGTGATGATATTCAGAAAGAGATGTATATCGTGGTACGGCCGCTGAAGCCGTCGCCGGAGGGGTTGCCGGTGGAGGTCTACTGCTTTACCTCGTCAATTTACTGGGCCGACTATGAGAATACCCAGGCTGCGATTTTTGAGTACATCACGGCGATGACCCGTTTCTTTTCGCTGCAGATCTATCAGCATCCGGCAGGCTCCGATTTTGCCCGACTGGCGCAGCCGCGCGCCGACAGCCGGGAGTCGCAGCAAAACGGCGGATGCTAG
- a CDS encoding methyl-accepting chemotaxis protein, with translation MLKNLKITHGILAVLAIFITLLTLTGFLFYNGVAKADKNFVAAEQLTLQQQHLSDAVKTLIKTRVTINRVAIRFLKNQQDPKSLAAMAALLEQAQQSAERANADFSAWQAMPRRAGQGEAQSAQVETAYRQMRDTMLASVTFLKQGNYPAYGNLEAQAAQDQLDSAYEAWRAVNIQLMKDTSLHNQRSLTDALWALLTIGLITAVIGVAVWIGLQKLLIGPLARLTGHMRAISAGDLTATIQPEGRNEMGLLTQELQQMRDALVVTITSVDEATRSIFTGAAEISAGSTDLSSRTEQQAAALEQTAASMEQLTSTVKLNADNAQQATTVSKEASATAQQGGETVARVIANMDQISESSSQIAGITAIIDSIAFQTNILALNAAVEAARAGEQGRGFAVVAGEVRSLAGRSASAAQEIRGLIERSAERIKTGAGHASQAGVAMESIVKSVSRVTQLIEEIAASSTEQTRGIEQVCIAVSEMDGVTQQNAALVEESATAAASLEDQASTLRKTVSVFKTSSLRAAFSAAPVAKALVVPARQPVAVTDNDNWQSF, from the coding sequence ATGCTAAAAAATCTTAAAATTACACACGGCATTCTGGCCGTACTGGCCATTTTTATTACGTTACTCACCCTGACCGGTTTTCTGTTTTATAACGGCGTCGCGAAGGCCGATAAAAACTTTGTGGCGGCCGAACAGCTGACGCTGCAGCAGCAGCATCTGAGCGATGCGGTTAAAACCCTGATCAAAACCCGCGTCACCATCAACCGCGTGGCGATCCGTTTCCTGAAAAATCAGCAGGACCCTAAATCGCTGGCGGCGATGGCGGCGCTGCTGGAGCAGGCACAACAGTCAGCGGAAAGGGCCAATGCGGATTTCAGCGCGTGGCAGGCGATGCCGCGCAGAGCCGGGCAGGGTGAGGCGCAGTCGGCGCAGGTTGAAACCGCCTATAGGCAGATGCGTGACACCATGCTGGCCTCTGTTACCTTCCTGAAGCAGGGCAACTATCCGGCCTACGGCAACCTGGAGGCGCAGGCGGCACAGGATCAGCTCGACAGCGCCTATGAAGCCTGGCGGGCGGTGAACATCCAGCTGATGAAAGATACCTCTCTGCATAACCAGCGCAGCCTGACGGATGCGCTCTGGGCGCTGCTGACTATCGGCCTCATCACCGCGGTGATCGGCGTGGCGGTCTGGATCGGACTGCAGAAACTGCTGATTGGCCCGCTGGCCAGGCTGACCGGCCATATGCGCGCCATCTCTGCGGGCGATCTCACTGCGACGATCCAGCCGGAAGGCCGTAACGAAATGGGGCTGCTGACGCAGGAGCTGCAGCAGATGCGTGACGCGCTGGTGGTGACCATCACTTCAGTCGATGAGGCGACCCGCTCTATCTTTACCGGCGCGGCGGAAATTTCAGCCGGCAGCACCGATCTCTCCTCCCGTACCGAGCAGCAGGCGGCCGCGCTGGAACAGACCGCCGCAAGCATGGAGCAGCTCACGTCTACGGTGAAACTCAACGCGGACAATGCGCAGCAGGCCACCACGGTATCCAAAGAGGCGTCAGCCACGGCGCAGCAGGGGGGCGAAACCGTTGCCCGGGTTATCGCAAACATGGATCAGATTAGCGAAAGTTCCAGCCAGATCGCCGGGATTACCGCCATTATCGACAGCATTGCCTTCCAGACCAATATTCTGGCGCTGAACGCCGCCGTGGAAGCCGCGCGCGCCGGTGAGCAGGGCCGGGGATTTGCGGTAGTGGCGGGGGAAGTCCGCTCGCTGGCCGGACGCAGCGCCAGTGCGGCGCAGGAGATCCGTGGGCTGATCGAGCGCTCCGCCGAGCGCATCAAAACCGGCGCCGGTCATGCTTCTCAGGCGGGCGTGGCGATGGAGAGCATCGTGAAGTCGGTCAGCCGGGTAACGCAGCTGATCGAAGAGATCGCGGCGTCCTCCACAGAGCAGACCCGCGGCATTGAGCAGGTCTGCATTGCGGTCTCGGAAATGGATGGGGTAACGCAGCAGAATGCCGCGCTGGTGGAAGAGTCCGCCACGGCCGCCGCCTCGCTGGAGGATCAGGCCAGCACGCTGCGCAAAACGGTCTCAGTCTTTAAAACCAGCAGCCTGCGGGCAGCGTTCTCCGCCGCGCCGGTGGCGAAGGCGCTGGTCGTGCCAGCCCGTCAGCCTGTCGCCGTGACGGACAATGATAACTGGCAGAGCTTCTGA
- the katE gene encoding catalase HPII, producing the protein MSKDTEKKPLSERAPTTGPESSEPGLGSLAPKDGSHQPPAEPTPPGKQPTAPGSLKAPQTHNAKLDQLEASRKNGTHQALTTNQGTRIANDQNSLTAGSRGPTLLEDFILREKITHFDHERIPERIVHARGSAAHGYFQPYRSLKDLTKAQFLSDPEQITPVFVRFSTVQGGAGSADTVRDIRGFAAKFYTEEGVFDLVGNNTPVFFIQDAHKFPDFVHAVKPEPHNEIPQGQSAHDTFWDYVSLQPETMHNVIWAMSDRGIPRSYRTMEGFGIHTFRLINAEGKATFVRFHWKPVAGKASLLWDESQKLTGRDPDFHRRDLWEAIEAGDFPEYELGLQLIPEEDEFKYDFDILDATKLIPEALVPVEIVGRMVLNRNPDNFFAETEQVAFHPGHIVPGLDFSNDPLLQGRLFSYTDTQISRLGGPNFHEIPINRPTCPYHNFQRQGMHRQDIDTNPANYEPNSINDNWPRETPPAAKGGGFESYQERVEGHKVRERSPSFGEYYAQPRLFWNSQTAFEQQHIIGAYSFELSKVGRAYIRERVVDHLARIDLKLAQGVADNLGIALTDEQRNIQPPAAVNGLTQDESLSLYAVPGGEIKGRQVALLLSDGVKAADVLAILQALKAEGVHAKLLAPHMGQVRADDGSVLPVDATFAGLPSLTFDAAIVPDGNIDALLLSGDARYFLLEAYKHLKVIGLVGDARRFKAQFGLNDGDQEEGIVEGDSAERALMSAFTQAMKAHRVWSRSQKAQSVPA; encoded by the coding sequence ATGTCGAAAGATACAGAGAAGAAACCCCTGAGCGAACGTGCGCCCACCACCGGTCCCGAATCCTCAGAGCCGGGTCTGGGATCGCTGGCACCCAAAGATGGTTCACATCAGCCACCCGCTGAACCGACACCGCCCGGCAAACAGCCTACCGCACCAGGCAGCCTGAAAGCTCCGCAGACACACAACGCCAAACTCGACCAGCTTGAAGCCAGCCGTAAAAACGGCACCCATCAGGCCCTGACCACCAATCAGGGTACGCGCATCGCCAACGATCAGAACTCCCTGACCGCCGGGTCGCGCGGTCCGACGCTGCTGGAAGACTTTATTCTGCGCGAGAAAATCACGCACTTTGACCACGAGCGTATCCCCGAGCGTATCGTCCACGCCCGCGGATCGGCCGCCCATGGCTATTTCCAGCCTTACCGCTCACTGAAAGATCTGACCAAAGCGCAGTTCCTCAGCGACCCGGAGCAGATTACCCCCGTGTTTGTCCGTTTCTCCACGGTTCAGGGCGGTGCCGGTTCCGCGGATACCGTGCGTGATATTCGCGGTTTTGCCGCCAAGTTCTACACCGAAGAGGGCGTTTTCGATCTGGTCGGCAACAACACGCCGGTCTTCTTTATTCAGGATGCGCATAAATTCCCTGACTTCGTGCATGCCGTTAAGCCGGAACCGCACAACGAGATCCCACAGGGCCAGAGCGCCCATGACACCTTCTGGGACTACGTCTCTCTGCAGCCGGAAACCATGCACAACGTGATCTGGGCGATGTCTGACCGTGGCATCCCGCGCAGCTACCGCACCATGGAAGGCTTTGGTATCCACACCTTCCGTCTGATCAACGCCGAAGGCAAAGCTACCTTTGTCCGCTTCCACTGGAAGCCGGTGGCCGGTAAAGCCTCGCTGCTGTGGGATGAGTCGCAGAAACTCACCGGTCGCGATCCCGATTTCCACCGTCGCGACCTCTGGGAAGCGATCGAAGCCGGTGATTTCCCGGAATATGAGCTGGGCCTGCAGCTGATCCCGGAAGAGGATGAGTTCAAATATGACTTCGATATTCTCGATGCTACCAAGCTGATCCCGGAAGCGCTGGTGCCGGTAGAGATCGTTGGCAGGATGGTGCTTAACCGCAACCCGGACAACTTCTTTGCGGAAACCGAGCAGGTGGCGTTCCATCCGGGCCATATCGTGCCCGGTCTGGACTTCTCCAACGATCCGCTGCTGCAGGGTCGTCTCTTCTCTTACACCGACACGCAGATCAGCCGCCTGGGCGGGCCGAACTTCCATGAGATCCCGATCAACCGTCCAACCTGCCCTTACCACAACTTCCAGCGTCAGGGGATGCATCGTCAGGATATCGATACCAATCCGGCGAACTACGAGCCGAACTCCATCAACGATAACTGGCCGCGTGAAACCCCACCGGCGGCGAAAGGCGGCGGCTTCGAGAGCTATCAGGAGCGTGTGGAAGGCCATAAGGTGCGTGAGCGCAGCCCGTCGTTCGGTGAATACTACGCCCAGCCGCGCCTGTTCTGGAACAGCCAGACGGCGTTCGAGCAGCAGCACATCATCGGGGCCTACTCGTTTGAGTTAAGTAAAGTGGGCCGAGCCTATATTCGCGAGCGTGTCGTGGACCATCTGGCGCGCATCGACCTGAAACTGGCGCAGGGCGTGGCGGATAACCTGGGTATCGCGCTGACCGACGAGCAGCGCAACATTCAGCCGCCTGCGGCGGTGAACGGCCTGACTCAGGATGAGAGCCTGAGTCTCTACGCCGTGCCGGGCGGAGAGATCAAAGGCCGCCAGGTGGCGCTGCTGCTCAGCGACGGCGTGAAAGCCGCAGATGTGCTGGCCATCCTGCAGGCGCTGAAGGCGGAAGGCGTCCACGCTAAGCTGCTGGCGCCGCACATGGGTCAGGTGCGGGCCGATGATGGGTCAGTGCTGCCGGTGGATGCAACCTTCGCCGGTCTGCCGTCACTGACCTTTGATGCCGCGATCGTGCCGGATGGCAATATCGACGCCCTGCTGTTAAGCGGCGATGCCCGTTACTTCCTGCTGGAAGCCTACAAGCATCTCAAGGTGATCGGCCTGGTGGGCGACGCACGCCGCTTTAAAGCGCAGTTCGGCCTCAACGATGGCGATCAGGAAGAGGGGATCGTGGAAGGTGATTCGGCAGAGCGCGCGCTGATGTCTGCGTTTACGCAGGCGATGAAGGCGCACCGCGTCTGGTCACGCAGCCAGAAGGCGCAGTCGGTTCCGGCCTGA
- the zinT gene encoding metal-binding protein ZinT: protein MSEDGVVANLTGQWIRVIGALLISQQALAHGTHTHGKPLSAMEQKAAEGVFADSDVKDRPLSDWDGLWQSVYPLLQSGELDPVWQKKAQQTPGKTAEEIKAYYRKGYATNVTTIGIENGVMEFHVGEQVSACHYRYAGHKILTYTSGKKGVRYLFECQDADSKAPRYVQFSDHTIGPRKSAHFHIFMGNVSQQALLTEMENWPTWYPYQMTNAQVVEEMLHH from the coding sequence ATGAGTGAGGATGGGGTTGTGGCAAATCTGACAGGTCAGTGGATTAGGGTCATCGGGGCGCTGTTAATCAGCCAGCAGGCGCTGGCGCACGGCACGCATACGCATGGAAAACCGCTCTCTGCGATGGAGCAGAAGGCGGCAGAAGGCGTTTTTGCTGACAGCGATGTGAAAGATCGTCCGCTCTCTGACTGGGACGGACTGTGGCAGTCGGTCTATCCGCTGCTGCAGAGCGGAGAGCTGGACCCGGTCTGGCAGAAGAAAGCGCAGCAGACGCCCGGTAAAACGGCAGAGGAGATTAAAGCCTATTACCGCAAAGGCTACGCCACTAACGTTACGACGATCGGCATCGAAAACGGTGTCATGGAGTTTCACGTCGGGGAGCAGGTCAGCGCCTGTCACTACCGCTACGCGGGCCATAAAATTCTGACCTATACGTCAGGCAAAAAAGGGGTGCGTTACCTGTTTGAGTGCCAGGATGCGGACAGCAAAGCGCCCAGATATGTGCAGTTCAGCGACCACACCATCGGCCCGCGCAAGTCTGCGCATTTCCATATCTTTATGGGCAACGTGTCGCAGCAGGCTCTGCTGACGGAGATGGAGAACTGGCCGACCTGGTACCCTTATCAGATGACCAATGCGCAGGTCGTGGAGGAGATGCTGCATCACTGA
- a CDS encoding UV damage endonuclease UvsE, with product MKLGFACKYLNPEGKQFFPFRATTRKRFLSLSHDERYQLLYEITVTNLNHLFLTLEQLATLPPSLRMMRIGSDLLPLYTVPEAAPLFAEFLPALYSQFARCGELARAHQIRLSFHPGQYTVLASDNPDVVTRALEDVEYHTLCACLMGYGKTFQDFKINIHMNGKAGFDGFKQSFNRLSPEARLMLTVENDEISCSLDDVLQAAPLCPVVLDIHHHWVKESEFIQPDDARVASVIDSWRGVRPVLHYSISQEGIIPAQGWPDQQQLGVSKSKLRAHSDYFFNPTLNAWALSFRDFDIMCEVKMKNLAREPLYQWGIAQQLVADPQAESAGEQPVK from the coding sequence ATGAAATTAGGCTTCGCATGTAAGTATCTTAACCCCGAGGGGAAACAGTTTTTTCCGTTTCGCGCGACCACCCGTAAACGCTTTCTGAGTTTATCGCACGACGAACGCTACCAGCTGCTGTATGAGATCACCGTAACCAATCTCAATCATCTCTTCCTGACGCTGGAGCAGCTGGCGACGTTGCCGCCGTCACTCAGGATGATGCGTATCGGCAGCGACCTGCTGCCCCTCTACACGGTGCCCGAAGCCGCACCGCTGTTTGCTGAATTTCTGCCGGCGCTCTATTCGCAGTTTGCCCGCTGTGGCGAGCTGGCGCGGGCGCACCAGATCCGGCTCTCATTCCATCCGGGGCAGTATACCGTGCTGGCCTCCGACAACCCTGATGTGGTGACGCGGGCGCTGGAGGATGTGGAGTATCACACTCTCTGCGCCTGCCTGATGGGCTACGGTAAAACCTTCCAGGATTTTAAAATTAACATCCATATGAATGGCAAGGCGGGCTTCGACGGCTTTAAGCAGTCGTTTAACCGGCTCAGCCCGGAAGCGCGGCTGATGCTGACGGTGGAAAACGATGAAATCTCCTGCTCGCTGGATGATGTGCTGCAGGCGGCCCCGCTCTGTCCGGTAGTGCTGGATATCCATCACCACTGGGTAAAAGAGAGCGAATTTATCCAGCCCGATGATGCGCGTGTGGCGAGCGTCATCGACTCCTGGCGCGGCGTCCGGCCGGTGCTGCACTATTCGATTTCGCAGGAGGGGATTATTCCGGCGCAGGGCTGGCCCGATCAGCAGCAGCTGGGGGTGAGCAAAAGCAAACTGCGGGCGCACTCCGACTATTTCTTTAATCCGACGCTGAATGCGTGGGCGCTGTCGTTCCGGGATTTCGACATCATGTGTGAAGTGAAAATGAAGAATCTGGCGCGGGAGCCGCTCTACCAGTGGGGAATAGCGCAGCAGCTGGTGGCCGATCCGCAGGCGGAATCGGCCGGGGAACAGCCGGTTAAATAA
- a CDS encoding glucose 1-dehydrogenase — translation MSSTQRPQPPFAEQQQSWPGSTAAMQPQPDHGEESYQGSGRLAGKKAIITGGDSGIGRAVAIAFAREGADVLISYLDEHEDAQDTARLVEAAGRKALLVPGDITEASHCNALVDQAVEAFGEIHILVNNAAYQMTRESLDAISDDEFDRTMKTNLYAMFYLSKAATRHMPAGGSIINTASINADQPKPKLLAYSATKAAIVNFSGGLAALLAEKGIRANAVAPGPIWTPLIPSTMPVEQVKNFGSEVPLQRAGQPAELAPTYVMLASDEASYISGATIAVTGGVAII, via the coding sequence ATGTCATCCACTCAGCGTCCACAGCCCCCTTTCGCAGAGCAGCAGCAGAGCTGGCCTGGCAGCACGGCCGCGATGCAGCCTCAGCCCGACCACGGTGAAGAGAGCTATCAGGGTTCAGGCCGGCTGGCGGGTAAAAAAGCGATTATTACCGGCGGCGACTCCGGCATCGGCCGGGCGGTCGCCATTGCGTTTGCCCGCGAGGGTGCCGATGTGCTGATCTCTTATCTTGATGAGCATGAGGATGCGCAGGATACTGCCCGGCTGGTGGAGGCGGCGGGCCGGAAGGCGCTGCTGGTGCCTGGCGACATTACCGAGGCGTCACACTGCAACGCGCTGGTTGACCAGGCCGTCGAGGCGTTTGGCGAAATCCATATTCTGGTGAACAACGCGGCCTATCAGATGACGCGCGAATCGCTGGATGCAATCAGCGATGATGAGTTCGATCGGACGATGAAGACCAACCTCTATGCGATGTTCTACCTCAGTAAAGCGGCCACGCGGCATATGCCAGCAGGCGGCTCGATCATTAATACCGCCTCAATCAATGCCGACCAGCCGAAACCAAAGCTGCTCGCCTACTCCGCCACCAAAGCCGCGATTGTAAACTTCTCCGGCGGCCTGGCGGCCCTGCTGGCTGAAAAAGGTATCCGGGCCAATGCGGTCGCGCCTGGCCCGATCTGGACGCCGCTGATCCCGTCAACCATGCCGGTTGAACAGGTGAAAAATTTCGGCAGCGAAGTGCCGCTGCAGCGTGCCGGTCAGCCTGCGGAACTGGCACCCACCTATGTGATGCTGGCCAGCGATGAGGCCAGCTACATTTCAGGGGCCACCATCGCCGTGACGGGCGGCGTTGCCATTATTTAA
- a CDS encoding manganese catalase family protein, whose translation MFHHSSKLQFPVRVEKPDPEFAMLLQQAIGGVEGEIRVAMQYFFQAMGARGDVRIRDLLISTATEELSHIEMLGYAVALNLEGAPLSYQEASAKDPVVNAILGGMNPRHILSSGLAAMPVNANGMPFDMSHIYASGNVAADMLANVTAEATGRVLATRLYNMTEDKGMKDFLSFLIARDTLHQQQWLAVIEEMGGLNASLPIPNSFPQEHEAQEHAYYCLNTSLDKPLPEGRWSSGPAYDGRGHFSAKQQPDILGDEPLLGNARPGSGAQSEQIDGITPPKP comes from the coding sequence ATGTTTCATCATTCATCAAAACTTCAATTCCCGGTTCGTGTAGAAAAGCCCGATCCTGAGTTTGCCATGCTGCTTCAGCAGGCCATCGGCGGCGTCGAGGGTGAGATTCGTGTAGCGATGCAATATTTTTTCCAGGCGATGGGCGCTCGCGGCGATGTCCGGATCCGCGATCTGCTGATCTCGACCGCGACGGAAGAGCTGAGCCATATCGAAATGCTGGGCTACGCCGTGGCACTCAACCTTGAAGGCGCCCCGCTCTCTTATCAGGAAGCGTCGGCGAAAGATCCGGTGGTCAACGCCATTCTGGGCGGCATGAATCCGCGCCATATCCTCTCCTCGGGACTGGCGGCGATGCCGGTGAACGCCAACGGCATGCCGTTTGATATGAGCCATATCTACGCCTCCGGCAACGTGGCCGCCGACATGCTGGCGAACGTTACCGCAGAAGCGACGGGCCGCGTGCTGGCGACCCGGCTCTACAATATGACCGAAGATAAGGGCATGAAGGATTTCCTCTCCTTCCTGATCGCCCGTGACACCCTGCACCAGCAGCAGTGGCTGGCCGTCATCGAAGAGATGGGTGGCCTGAACGCCTCGCTGCCGATCCCGAACAGCTTCCCGCAGGAGCATGAGGCGCAGGAGCACGCCTATTACTGCCTGAACACCTCGCTGGATAAGCCGCTGCCGGAAGGCCGCTGGAGCAGCGGCCCGGCTTACGATGGCCGGGGTCACTTCAGCGCGAAACAGCAGCCCGATATTCTGGGCGACGAGCCGCTGCTGGGTAATGCCCGTCCCGGCTCCGGCGCTCAGTCCGAGCAGATTGACGGCATCACCCCGCCGAAACCCTGA
- a CDS encoding biofilm development regulator YmgB/AriR family protein, which produces MQTTMNTESQISDYFMNSGTALSTEQQVITAVHAELARAKAHVSDKDLVLGLINHLESERDVMKQDIYRQALEHVLQRASVTSDS; this is translated from the coding sequence ATGCAAACAACGATGAATACAGAGTCTCAGATTTCTGATTACTTCATGAACTCTGGTACCGCGCTGAGCACGGAACAGCAGGTGATTACTGCCGTCCATGCCGAACTTGCTCGCGCAAAAGCCCACGTCTCCGATAAAGATCTCGTGCTGGGCCTGATAAACCACCTGGAGAGCGAGCGTGATGTGATGAAACAGGATATCTACCGTCAGGCGCTTGAGCATGTTCTGCAGCGCGCGTCGGTGACCAGCGACAGCTGA